Proteins encoded by one window of Cellvibrio sp. KY-GH-1:
- a CDS encoding nitrate reductase subunit alpha translates to MSHLFDKLRFFKKRQEPFADGHGVTTDEDRSWEQGYRQRWQHDKIVRSTHGVNCTGSCSWKIYVKDGLITWETQQTDYPRTRPDLPNHEPRGCPRGASYSWYIYSANRLKYPKVRQALIELWREARQEYCDPVQAWASIVEDETRAKKYKSRRGLGGFVRAHWGEVNEIIAASNVYTAKTYGPDRINGFSPIPAMSMVSYAAGSRYLSLIGGNCLSFYDWYCDLPPSSPQVWGEQTDVPESADWYNSNYIIAWGSNVPQTRTPDAHFFSEVRYKGTKTCVITSDYSEASKFGDTWLAPKQGTDAALGMAFGHVILKEFHIEKPSSYFTNYVKQYTDMPMLVMLEQQGDKLTQGRFLRAADLVDNLGQENNPDWKTIAINAQTQELISPNGSIGYRWGQQGKWNLEQRDGKSGAEVDVHLSLKNHCDEILDVAFPYFGGNEHEYNYFKHTDHSDIQLRKVPARKVLLANGESAWVASVFDLMVAHYGVDNGLGDNNVAKSFDDDAPYTPAWQEKITGVARADVIRVAREFARTADKTHGRSMVIVGAALNHWYNMDMNYRGLINMLMMCGCVGQSGGGWAHYVGQEKLRPQNGWLPLAFGLDWQRPPRQMNGTSFFYNHASQWRYEKLDMSEVVSPLANKEKWSGSIIDFNARAERMGWLPSAPQLATNPLRIVAAAQAAGKSPKDYVVEQLTSGKLEFACQDPDSPQNFPRNMFIWRSNLLGSSGKGHEYMLHHLLGTKHGLLGKDLGADGKKPEDVKWHHEGAEGKVDLLVTLDFRMSTTCLYSDIVLPTATWYEKDDMNTSDMHPFIHPLTKAIDPVWESRSDWDIFKGIAKKFSELCEGHLGVEQDFVTQPMMHDTPEELAQPYGVKAWWKGECEAIPGLTMPNMVVVERDYPNTYKRFTSLGPLLESLGNGGKGIKWDTKEEVAFLGKLNRTHTEEGAHQGRPKIETAIDACEVILSLAPETNGHVAVKAWDALSKITGRDHTHLAKPKEDEKIRFHDIVAQPRKIISAPTWSGLEDEHVSYNAGYTNVHELIPWRTVTGRQQFYQDHEWMRDFGEQLCCYKPPVNLKTVGPVMNRTPNGNKEIILNWITPHQKWGIHSTYSDNLLMLTLSRGGPIVWLSEVDAKAAGIEDNDWIDVFNVNGAIAARAVVSQRVPEGMSLMYHAQERIINMPGSSLTKTRGGMHNSVTRAIMKPTHMIGGYAQQAYGFNYYGTVGCNRDEFVVVRKMKEVDWLDTP, encoded by the coding sequence ATGAGTCATCTATTCGACAAATTACGTTTTTTTAAAAAACGTCAAGAACCCTTCGCTGATGGGCATGGCGTTACCACTGATGAGGATCGCTCTTGGGAACAAGGTTATCGTCAGCGTTGGCAGCACGATAAAATTGTGCGTTCAACACACGGCGTAAATTGCACCGGTTCTTGTAGCTGGAAAATTTATGTGAAAGACGGGCTGATCACTTGGGAAACCCAGCAGACAGATTATCCACGCACCCGCCCCGACTTACCTAATCATGAACCGCGCGGCTGCCCGCGGGGCGCAAGTTACTCCTGGTATATTTACAGCGCTAACCGTTTGAAATATCCCAAAGTGCGTCAGGCATTAATTGAGTTGTGGCGCGAAGCCCGGCAAGAATATTGCGACCCTGTACAAGCTTGGGCTTCCATTGTTGAAGATGAAACGCGTGCAAAAAAATATAAATCCCGACGCGGCTTGGGTGGATTTGTACGCGCGCACTGGGGCGAAGTGAATGAAATTATTGCCGCCTCTAATGTTTACACCGCTAAAACCTATGGCCCTGATCGCATCAACGGCTTCTCACCCATCCCCGCCATGTCGATGGTGTCTTACGCCGCCGGTTCACGTTATTTATCCTTGATTGGTGGCAACTGTTTAAGTTTTTACGATTGGTATTGCGACTTACCTCCATCATCGCCACAAGTGTGGGGCGAGCAAACAGACGTGCCGGAATCTGCCGACTGGTACAACTCCAATTACATTATTGCCTGGGGTTCCAACGTCCCCCAAACACGAACACCTGATGCACACTTTTTTTCTGAGGTGCGCTACAAGGGCACCAAAACCTGTGTCATTACTTCCGACTATTCCGAAGCATCCAAATTTGGCGACACCTGGCTCGCGCCCAAACAAGGCACCGACGCTGCACTCGGCATGGCGTTTGGTCATGTCATTCTTAAAGAATTTCATATCGAAAAACCCAGCAGCTATTTCACTAACTACGTCAAACAATATACCGACATGCCGATGCTAGTCATGTTGGAACAGCAAGGCGACAAATTAACTCAGGGGCGTTTTTTACGCGCAGCCGATTTGGTTGATAACCTTGGGCAAGAAAATAATCCCGATTGGAAAACCATTGCAATCAATGCACAAACACAGGAATTGATCAGCCCTAACGGATCAATCGGTTATCGCTGGGGCCAACAGGGGAAATGGAACCTTGAACAGCGCGATGGAAAAAGTGGTGCAGAAGTAGATGTGCATTTATCACTAAAAAATCACTGCGATGAAATTCTGGATGTCGCCTTCCCCTACTTTGGCGGCAATGAACATGAGTACAATTATTTTAAACACACTGATCACAGTGATATTCAATTACGCAAAGTGCCCGCGCGCAAAGTGTTGCTCGCAAACGGCGAATCTGCATGGGTAGCCAGTGTCTTTGACTTAATGGTTGCTCACTACGGTGTCGATAATGGTTTGGGCGATAACAATGTCGCAAAAAGTTTTGATGACGACGCGCCCTACACTCCCGCATGGCAAGAAAAAATTACCGGTGTAGCACGCGCCGATGTCATTCGTGTTGCGCGCGAGTTTGCGCGTACCGCCGACAAAACTCACGGGCGCTCTATGGTGATTGTGGGCGCCGCCCTCAACCACTGGTACAACATGGATATGAATTACCGCGGCTTGATCAATATGCTCATGATGTGTGGCTGTGTGGGTCAAAGCGGCGGTGGTTGGGCGCACTATGTAGGGCAAGAAAAATTGCGCCCACAGAATGGCTGGCTCCCTCTTGCATTCGGTTTGGATTGGCAGCGTCCGCCGCGCCAAATGAACGGCACATCCTTTTTTTATAATCACGCCAGCCAATGGCGCTATGAAAAGTTGGACATGAGCGAAGTGGTTTCGCCGCTGGCAAATAAAGAAAAATGGAGCGGCAGCATTATCGATTTTAATGCGCGCGCCGAGCGCATGGGCTGGCTGCCATCTGCACCACAACTGGCCACCAACCCACTGCGTATTGTGGCTGCCGCACAAGCTGCCGGTAAATCGCCTAAAGACTATGTGGTGGAGCAATTAACATCCGGCAAATTGGAATTCGCCTGCCAGGACCCTGACTCGCCACAAAACTTCCCGCGCAATATGTTTATCTGGCGTTCTAATTTATTAGGCTCCAGCGGTAAGGGGCACGAATATATGCTGCACCATTTACTCGGCACCAAACACGGTTTGCTCGGTAAAGATTTGGGCGCAGACGGTAAAAAACCGGAAGATGTGAAATGGCACCATGAAGGTGCAGAAGGCAAAGTCGATTTGCTGGTGACATTGGATTTTAGAATGTCCACCACCTGTTTGTATTCCGATATCGTTTTACCTACCGCCACCTGGTATGAAAAAGACGACATGAATACTTCGGATATGCATCCGTTTATTCATCCGCTCACCAAAGCAATTGATCCGGTGTGGGAATCGCGCAGCGACTGGGATATTTTCAAAGGCATTGCCAAAAAATTCTCGGAATTATGCGAAGGTCATTTGGGCGTAGAACAAGATTTTGTTACCCAACCCATGATGCACGACACACCCGAAGAACTCGCCCAACCCTACGGCGTTAAAGCCTGGTGGAAAGGTGAATGTGAAGCCATTCCAGGTCTGACCATGCCCAATATGGTGGTGGTAGAACGCGATTACCCCAACACCTATAAACGTTTCACTTCACTAGGGCCATTACTTGAATCACTCGGCAACGGTGGCAAAGGCATTAAATGGGATACCAAAGAGGAAGTCGCATTTCTCGGCAAATTAAATCGCACTCATACTGAAGAAGGTGCGCATCAAGGGCGGCCAAAAATTGAAACGGCGATTGATGCCTGCGAAGTAATTTTATCGCTCGCACCGGAAACCAACGGCCACGTTGCGGTAAAAGCCTGGGATGCCCTTTCAAAAATTACCGGGCGCGATCACACCCATTTAGCCAAACCGAAAGAAGACGAAAAAATTCGCTTCCACGATATTGTTGCCCAACCGCGCAAAATTATTTCTGCACCTACCTGGTCGGGCCTTGAAGACGAACACGTCTCCTACAACGCGGGCTACACCAACGTGCATGAATTAATTCCATGGCGCACCGTCACCGGCCGCCAGCAGTTTTATCAGGATCATGAATGGATGCGCGATTTTGGCGAGCAGTTGTGTTGTTACAAACCGCCGGTCAATTTAAAAACCGTTGGCCCGGTGATGAACCGCACACCTAACGGCAACAAAGAAATTATTTTGAACTGGATTACGCCACATCAAAAATGGGGCATTCACAGTACCTATAGCGACAATTTGTTAATGCTGACCCTGTCGCGCGGCGGCCCGATTGTATGGCTCAGCGAAGTGGATGCCAAAGCCGCCGGCATTGAAGACAACGATTGGATCGATGTGTTTAACGTTAACGGCGCTATTGCCGCCCGTGCGGTGGTATCGCAGCGGGTGCCGGAAGGCATGAGCCTGATGTATCACGCCCAGGAGCGCATTATTAATATGCCCGGTTCGTCGCTGACTAAAACCCGCGGTGGAATGCACAACTCAGTGACCCGCGCGATTATGAAACCTACGCATATGATTGGTGGCTACGCACAACAGGCTTACGGTTTTAACTACTACGGTACCGTTGGCTGCAACCGTGATGAATTTGTTGTAGTGAGAAAAATGAAAGAAGTGGATTGGTTAGATACACCTTAA
- the narH gene encoding nitrate reductase subunit beta — protein MKVRAQIGMVLNLDKCIGCHTCSITCKNVWTSREGVEYAWFNNVETKPGVGFPKEWENQDKWKGGWQRSADGKLTPRIGGKLRVLANIFANPNLPEIDDYYEPFDFDYQHLHTAGKSEHQPTARPRSLITGQRMEKINWGPNWEEILGTEFAKRRKDKNFDDVVQTEIYGQFEKTFLMYLPRLCEHCLNPACVASCPSGAIYKREEDGIVLIDQDKCRGWRMCVSGCPYKKIYYNWKSGKSEKCTFCYPRIEAGQPTVCSETCVGRIRYLGVLLYDADRIAEAASVASEKDLYQAQLDIFLDPNDPGVIAAAQAEGIPQAWLDAAQRSPVYKMAVDWQVALPLHPEYRTLPMVWYIPPLSPIQNAAQAGHVGMNGEIPDLKSLRIPLRYLANLLTAGDEKPVEHALERMIAMRAYMRSKHVDGVQDLEVLKQVGLDVVTVEEMYRYMAIANYEDRFVVPTSHRAYAENAYDLKSSCGFSFGNGCGDGNNDVSLFGTKAKGVRQVIPVSIQE, from the coding sequence ATGAAAGTTCGTGCCCAGATTGGCATGGTGTTGAACCTGGATAAATGTATCGGTTGCCACACCTGCTCTATTACTTGCAAAAATGTATGGACTTCACGCGAAGGCGTGGAATACGCCTGGTTTAACAACGTAGAAACCAAACCCGGCGTTGGTTTCCCCAAAGAGTGGGAAAATCAGGACAAATGGAAAGGCGGCTGGCAGCGTAGCGCTGACGGAAAATTAACACCGCGTATCGGTGGCAAATTGCGGGTGCTTGCTAATATTTTCGCCAATCCGAATCTTCCGGAAATTGATGATTATTACGAACCTTTTGACTTTGATTACCAACACCTGCACACCGCAGGCAAAAGTGAGCATCAGCCTACCGCCCGCCCCCGCTCATTAATTACTGGTCAACGCATGGAAAAAATTAATTGGGGGCCAAACTGGGAGGAAATTCTCGGCACCGAATTCGCCAAGCGTAGAAAAGACAAAAATTTCGATGATGTAGTGCAAACCGAAATTTATGGTCAATTTGAAAAAACTTTTTTAATGTATTTGCCGAGGTTGTGTGAGCACTGCTTAAACCCGGCCTGTGTTGCCTCTTGCCCTTCCGGGGCGATTTATAAACGCGAAGAAGACGGCATTGTATTAATCGACCAAGACAAATGTCGCGGCTGGCGCATGTGTGTATCCGGCTGCCCCTACAAAAAAATCTATTACAACTGGAAAAGCGGAAAATCAGAAAAATGTACTTTCTGTTATCCACGTATTGAAGCAGGTCAACCCACTGTTTGCTCGGAAACCTGTGTCGGCCGCATTCGCTACTTAGGCGTGCTCTTATACGATGCTGATCGCATTGCTGAAGCCGCCAGTGTGGCCAGTGAAAAAGATTTGTATCAAGCGCAGCTGGATATTTTTCTAGACCCCAATGACCCAGGTGTTATTGCAGCAGCGCAAGCTGAAGGCATTCCGCAAGCTTGGTTGGATGCGGCTCAGCGTTCACCTGTTTACAAAATGGCGGTGGATTGGCAAGTCGCACTGCCGCTCCATCCTGAATATCGCACCTTGCCCATGGTGTGGTATATCCCTCCACTATCACCCATTCAAAACGCTGCGCAAGCGGGCCATGTGGGCATGAATGGTGAAATACCTGATTTAAAATCATTGCGTATCCCACTGCGCTATCTCGCTAATTTATTAACAGCGGGCGATGAAAAACCGGTTGAACATGCCCTGGAGCGCATGATTGCTATGCGCGCTTATATGCGCAGCAAACATGTGGATGGTGTGCAGGATTTGGAAGTGCTTAAACAAGTCGGACTGGATGTAGTGACCGTAGAGGAAATGTATCGCTATATGGCCATCGCCAATTACGAAGACCGCTTTGTAGTTCCCACCAGTCACCGCGCTTATGCCGAAAATGCCTACGATTTAAAAAGCAGTTGCGGCTTTAGTTTTGGTAATGGCTGTGGCGATGGCAACAATGATGTGAGCTTATTTGGCACTAAAGCCAAAGGGGTTCGCCAAGTCATTCCCGTATCGATTCAGGAGTAG
- the narJ gene encoding nitrate reductase molybdenum cofactor assembly chaperone, whose amino-acid sequence MKLLTVLSLLMDYPEQNSEELIAVLRIGMQLIEAPLQSKQQIHNYLDQFLKYYAHTSLLDLQSDYDSLFERGRALSLHLFEHIHGESRDRGQAMVNLQQQYRDAGLDIGVKELPDYLPLYLEFLSTQGEENARIGLEEVAPILAVLACRLEKRNNPYAGLFHCLILLSGVEVNLEELHAQLEQEKRDDTPEALDKVWEDEVVNFGAEKNADSCSSSTSRPTPQQSRDHVEFLNVDELLNLQASAR is encoded by the coding sequence ATGAAATTATTAACGGTTTTATCATTGCTTATGGATTACCCGGAACAAAACTCCGAAGAATTAATAGCAGTGCTGCGCATCGGTATGCAACTAATTGAAGCACCACTGCAATCCAAACAACAAATTCATAACTATCTCGATCAGTTTTTGAAATACTACGCACATACATCATTGCTAGATCTTCAATCCGACTATGACAGTTTATTCGAACGTGGACGCGCATTATCGCTCCATTTGTTTGAACATATTCATGGTGAGTCGCGCGATAGAGGCCAGGCTATGGTGAATCTACAACAGCAATACCGGGATGCCGGTTTGGATATAGGCGTAAAAGAATTGCCCGACTATTTACCCCTGTACCTTGAATTTTTATCCACTCAAGGCGAAGAAAATGCACGTATCGGTTTGGAGGAAGTCGCACCAATTTTAGCGGTGCTGGCTTGTCGGTTGGAAAAACGCAACAACCCCTATGCAGGGCTATTTCACTGCTTGATTTTGCTCTCCGGTGTTGAGGTGAATCTCGAAGAATTACACGCTCAATTGGAGCAAGAAAAACGCGATGACACACCCGAAGCATTGGATAAAGTATGGGAGGATGAAGTGGTAAATTTCGGTGCAGAAAAAAATGCCGATAGCTGCAGCAGTTCAACCTCGCGCCCCACACCTCAACAAAGTCGTGATCATGTCGAATTTCTCAACGTCGATGAATTACTCAACTTACAAGCCAGTGCGCGGTAA
- the narI gene encoding respiratory nitrate reductase subunit gamma: protein MNYLNTLFFGLYPYLALIICFIASWIRYDREQYTWKASSSQLLESKQLKTGSRLFHVGIITVLLGHFVGLLTPVEVWHLLGIHAHHKQLIAMTLGGVFGVICFIGLTILLRRRLFNPRIRATSSNMDITVLLLLYAQLILGLGSIFISAQHTDGEEMLLLMSWAQNIATFDPAQAASDIASVHWIYKLHVFLGMSLFVVFPFSRLVHVFSVPVKYVGRRYQIVRKKAWH from the coding sequence ATGAATTATCTCAACACATTATTCTTTGGTCTTTACCCTTATCTGGCACTGATCATTTGTTTTATAGCCAGTTGGATTCGCTACGACCGCGAACAATACACCTGGAAGGCCAGCTCCAGCCAGTTGTTAGAAAGTAAGCAACTTAAAACCGGTAGCCGTTTATTTCACGTAGGTATTATTACGGTATTGCTGGGTCACTTTGTTGGTTTGTTAACACCCGTTGAAGTTTGGCATCTGCTTGGCATTCACGCCCATCATAAACAACTTATCGCTATGACGCTCGGTGGCGTTTTTGGGGTAATTTGTTTTATTGGATTAACCATTCTATTGCGTCGCCGTTTATTCAACCCTCGTATTCGAGCCACTAGCAGCAATATGGATATTACGGTATTGCTGCTACTCTACGCACAATTAATATTAGGATTGGGATCTATTTTTATTTCTGCACAGCATACCGATGGCGAAGAGATGTTGTTGTTAATGAGCTGGGCACAAAACATCGCCACCTTTGATCCTGCGCAAGCTGCATCCGATATAGCTTCAGTACACTGGATTTATAAACTCCATGTGTTTTTGGGAATGAGTTTATTTGTGGTGTTTCCCTTCAGCCGCTTGGTTCATGTATTTAGCGTGCCGGTGAAATACGTAGGGCGCCGTTATCAAATTGTGCGCAAAAAAGCCTGGCATTAA
- a CDS encoding peptidylprolyl isomerase → MIQVNQATISEQHILAEMQYHPADSQREAMIKAAEALIISELLRQRAAQLELQVGDNNAEASDEDFIEALLAQEVQLPTADEQACQQYFRANAQRFMSSPLLELQHILIAAAPDDEASRITAKQDAEALLIKLQLGQDFAQLAQTNSACPSKQEGGDLGVISRGQTVPEFERQLLLLPVGLHHQPLESRYGFHIVKVNRITPGQALKFDDVKTKIAQFLQERVRHKAIAQYIQQLINDAKIEGYDFSVPTSTLMQ, encoded by the coding sequence ATGATTCAAGTCAATCAAGCCACCATCAGTGAACAACATATTTTGGCTGAAATGCAATACCACCCAGCGGATTCACAGCGTGAAGCGATGATTAAAGCCGCCGAGGCGCTAATTATTAGTGAGTTGTTACGCCAACGTGCGGCACAGCTGGAGTTACAAGTAGGCGACAACAACGCCGAGGCTTCCGATGAAGATTTTATTGAGGCCTTACTTGCCCAAGAAGTGCAATTACCTACTGCAGACGAGCAGGCATGCCAACAATACTTCCGCGCCAATGCTCAACGTTTTATGAGTTCACCACTGCTTGAATTGCAGCATATTTTAATCGCTGCGGCACCGGACGATGAAGCTTCGCGCATTACCGCAAAACAAGACGCTGAAGCCCTGTTGATAAAATTGCAACTGGGGCAGGATTTTGCTCAACTTGCACAAACCAACTCCGCCTGCCCGTCTAAACAAGAAGGCGGTGACTTGGGGGTTATCAGCCGCGGCCAAACCGTGCCTGAGTTTGAACGGCAATTATTGCTCCTGCCAGTCGGCTTACATCACCAACCCCTGGAAAGCCGCTATGGGTTTCATATTGTGAAAGTCAATCGCATAACACCAGGGCAAGCACTGAAATTCGATGATGTAAAAACCAAGATCGCGCAATTTTTACAGGAGCGAGTTCGCCACAAAGCCATAGCACAATACATTCAGCAATTAATTAACGACGCCAAAATTGAAGGTTATGATTTTTCGGTACCAACATCAACGCTAATGCAATAA
- the ytfE gene encoding iron-sulfur cluster repair protein YtfE, with protein sequence MSLETAHDLLNRSLGQVARKIPGATAIFHHHGLDFCCGGNKSLLRAAEEKNLDSETIANALLAIANKGETPATETMPLAELIDYILENFHQVHRTELPELLRLANKVERVHADKPDCPHGLSEHLLLMAQELEQHMQKEENILFPMIKRGTGSMVLGPISVMRHEHDDHGAALRELERLTNNMHPPIGACNTWRALYLGLQKLHNDLMEHIHLENNLLFVKQEEQFSKSQHNSTCCGSCS encoded by the coding sequence ATGAGTTTAGAAACAGCACACGACTTGCTCAACAGAAGTCTGGGGCAAGTAGCACGAAAAATTCCCGGCGCTACCGCTATTTTTCATCACCATGGATTAGATTTTTGCTGTGGTGGCAATAAAAGCCTGCTTCGTGCAGCGGAAGAGAAAAATCTGGACAGTGAAACTATTGCAAATGCGCTATTAGCAATTGCCAATAAAGGCGAAACACCTGCAACAGAAACAATGCCCTTGGCCGAGTTAATTGATTACATTCTGGAAAATTTTCATCAAGTACACCGCACTGAATTGCCTGAACTGTTGCGCTTGGCCAATAAAGTGGAACGTGTACATGCCGACAAACCCGACTGCCCCCATGGCTTGAGTGAGCATTTGCTACTGATGGCACAAGAATTAGAGCAGCACATGCAAAAGGAAGAAAATATTCTTTTTCCCATGATCAAACGCGGCACCGGCTCAATGGTGCTTGGCCCTATTAGTGTGATGCGCCACGAACACGACGACCACGGCGCGGCGCTGCGCGAATTGGAGCGGCTCACCAATAATATGCACCCCCCCATAGGGGCCTGCAATACCTGGCGCGCACTCTATTTAGGTTTGCAGAAATTGCACAATGATTTAATGGAACACATCCATTTGGAAAACAATTTGCTGTTTGTTAAACAGGAGGAGCAATTTAGTAAGTCGCAGCACAATTCAACTTGCTGCGGCAGCTGTAGTTGA